The following are from one region of the Noviherbaspirillum sedimenti genome:
- a CDS encoding phosphopantetheine-binding protein translates to MQSLEGEVKQLIIDALQLEDMTPEDIDTDGPLFIEGLGLDSIDALELGVALQKRYGISLSADSEETRRHFKSVRTLGAMIAGHRTK, encoded by the coding sequence ATGCAATCGCTTGAAGGAGAAGTAAAACAGCTCATCATCGACGCCCTCCAGCTGGAAGACATGACGCCGGAGGATATCGACACCGATGGACCCTTGTTTATCGAAGGCCTCGGCCTCGATTCGATCGATGCGCTGGAACTGGGCGTGGCCTTGCAAAAGCGCTACGGCATTTCATTATCCGCCGATTCGGAGGAAACGCGCCGCCACTTCAAATCGGTGCGTACGCTTGGCGCAATGATCGCCGGCCATAGAACAAAGTAA
- a CDS encoding acyl carrier protein has translation MSALSTMSRDDIHAWIADTLHEMFEIDKAAIAPQSNLYTDLDIDSIDAVDLAVKLKELTGKRLSPEIFKTVRTVEDVVNAVVDLLAE, from the coding sequence ATGTCTGCGCTGAGCACCATGAGCCGGGATGATATTCATGCATGGATCGCCGATACCTTGCATGAGATGTTTGAAATCGACAAGGCGGCGATCGCCCCGCAATCCAATTTGTATACAGACCTCGATATCGACAGCATCGACGCGGTGGATCTTGCGGTGAAGCTGAAGGAATTGACCGGCAAGCGCCTTTCGCCCGAAATCTTCAAAACCGTACGTACCGTCGAAGATGTGGTGAACGCTGTGGTTGACCTTCTGGCGGAGTAA